The sequence below is a genomic window from Sulfuracidifex metallicus DSM 6482 = JCM 9184.
TAAGACAGGATTTATTTTAGTAGAGGAAGGAGTATTCCAAAACGGGCAGAGTATAGCTCCACCTACTGACAACTTCGTAAATGTGTATCAAGGTATTCCTCTGACAATAGAATACAAGGCAGTTAATGACGGAATGCCTGCAAAAGGTGCTGAGATAACTGAAATGGTTACATTCCCCAATGGAAGTACAGTAGATTATACTGGAACTGTTGGATCCACTGGTCTAGTAAATATAACTTTCACTCCTACAATATCTCCAAACACAACTCTAAACATGATAATAAAGGCATCAGCTACATACAACTCTATGAACACAAGTTTGCCATATTCGATATACGTCACAGCGACATTCAACTACTATAAGACAATATCTGAAATAGAAAGTGAGATTTCCAGTCTAGAGAGTACAACTAGCTATCTTAACAAGAGCATAATGTCTCTGAACAGTACCGTAAGTAGCTTAGAGTCGAAGATAACATCTCTCTCCAACGAACTATCGTCATTAAATAAGACACTGATATCTCTTAATAACACTGTAACTAACATAAATTCCACTACAGTTCCAAACCTAGAGGCAAAGATATCGTCACTAAGCTCTCAGATATCATCGTTGAAGAGTGAGTTGTCAAGCGTAAACAGCACAGTTAGTTCACTAAAGTCCTCCGTAAGCTCTGCAACCACTCTTATATACGCGGCTCTGATAGCTGGCATAATAGGTCTAATAATAGCAATAGTAGCTATAGTTCTGGTCTTAAGAAAGATAAAGTGAAAAGATTTTTTTAACCCCTTCCCGTAATTAGTAGTGCGGTCGTAGTCTAGCATGGATTAGGACGCCGGCCTTCCAAGCCGGAGGTCCCGGGTTCAAATCCCGGCGGCCGCACGTTTTTCTTATCCTTTCTATTATTTTCGTGTTCTACGTACGTTTTGTTCCGAATCCCTTTTAGTCGAAAACTTCATAAAATGTAAGTCATGGATAAAGCCAACCTACTTTACGAAGCATATAAAAGAAAACAATCAATTCCCCCTTTTGAAGTGACAAAAGAGGAAGCTAGAGATGTATTTTTACGCTTCTCTTCGATGCTAGTTGCAGATGAAGGACTGGGAGGATATAAGATTTCACTTGTTAGAAAGGAACACTTAGAAAGATTCAAAGGAAAAGAACCAATGTATGGAGTTTTAACAAAGAAGATGATTACTAAAGTGAACGAAGTAGAGCTATGGTTCGAAAAGAACTTTGCTGAGTTAGAGGTTGTCTTGAAGGCAGAGAACTGCAATCCTGCAACCGTGCCCGAATGTGTGAAAGGAACCTACATAGGAGTGGAATTACCTTCAACTAGGTTCAACACTTGGAATTTAAATGCATATCAATTGTTGGCAGACGATTCAGCAGCTGGAAGGCTTTTTGTAGGTGATTCTATAAAGTTACCCATACAAGCATGGATGTCGGTTAATGGAAAGGTAATTGGAGAGGACTCTCCAGAATTCATTCTTGGAGGACCTTTTGAAATGTTGAGATGGCTTACAGATAGGATAGGGAACGTAAATGGTTATGTGTCTTCAGGAGTATTCGTCGGACCAGTAGAGGTAAAAAAAGATGACGTTATTCAAGTCGGGTATGGAAATGGCAACGTACTTGAAATTAAGCTTACCTAGGCTAACTTCCAAGTTAAAACTCAATTCTTTTTCTTTTACACCTTGAACACGATTCTATATCTAAAGAATTTGTTATCTCTTCATTTTATTTAATATAAATAAATTAGCTGTACAAAATAAAAAAGCTCAAACTCGTTCATGCAATACATGTATACGAATAACTCTACTACTTTGATCTCCATTTAGGAAATTTTAGTATACGCAGTTCTCCTCTTACAAATGATATAAAAAATATACATATTTAACGTCATCTAATTTATCATGTTTTAAATTATAGTTTAAATTATAAGAAAGTAAAAATCCTAATCTAGACTCCCACTAAAAGTTTGATAAATCAAGTGTTTTGTTCAATAGTAAGTCCATTTCGTTTGCTAGAATAAAACTATTAACTACATTAAATCTAACCAAATCTTCTCGAAAGTTTTGTCATTAACAGTTATATAAGAAAATCTACATACCATTCTTGCGACCTCTCGTGATGATAATAAACAAGTACCTTCCGGTTCCGCGTCAAACAGACAGCGAGCTTTGGACTGCTGAGAAAATTGAACATGTTAGAAGACTATCATTGACGGGAAAACCTCAAGGAATATTTGAAAGAAATGGAAACAGGGTACTTGATAAGGTAGAGTTCAAGTTAAAGAAGAACCCCGAAATGACGGATAATCCTACCTCCTCCTTATCATTCTCGTTTTCAGGCATAGATATGTCAATGCCTCTTTACTTAGGTGACATGTCCTATGGCGCTCTGAGCGGAAATCCTAATATCACCATAGCGAGGGTTGCAGACATGACGGGTACTTTGGCTGGTACCGGAGAAGGAGGACTTCATCCAGAAGTGGCAAAACATAAGAGAATATTCGTACAATGGGCCTCGGCAAGGTTTGGAGTTGACGCCAAAACTTTAACTGCAGGATTAGGAATTGTAATAAAAATTGGTCAAGGTGCAAAGCCCGGCATTGGAGGTCATCTACCCGGAAAGAAGGTAACGAAGCCAATCTCGTTAACTAGAAGGATTCCCGAGGGAATGGACGCCATTTCTCCAGCCCCCCATCACGACATCTATTCCATAGAAGACCTTGGTCAGAGAATAGCAGCGTTAAAGGACATGACTGGGAAACCAGTTTTCGTTAAGGTTGCCGCGACTAACTACATCCCCTATGTTGTAGCTGGAATAGCCAGAATGAACGCTGATGGAGTAATCATAGATGGCCATGGAGCTGGCACTGGCGCAACTCCTCAAGTAATTAGGGACAACGTAGGTATACCAATTGAGCTTGCAGTCGCTTCTGCTGATAACGTGTTAAGACAGGAGGGACTCAGAGATAGGTTCACTGTCATAGCTGCTGGTAGAGTTACTTCCTCTACTGACGCTGCCAAACTAATTGCTCTAGGAGCAGATGTAGTCAGCGTCGGCACAGGGGCACTGATTGCCATGGGCTGTGTAATGGTTCATAAGTGTCATATAGGATCATGTCCCACTGCTTTGACAAACAAGATAGACGGAACCAGGGAAATGGATATAGAGTTTGGAGTGAAGACACTCACTAATTTCATCAACGGGTTCGGATTGGAGCTAATGAACATCTTGGACAACTTAGGAATAAGAAACGTGAGAGAATTGAGAGGAAGAAGAGACCTACTTTACGGTAACGGGTTAAGCGAGGAAACTTTGACAATACTGGGAATCGATGGACGTGTGGAGGACTCTCCCGTTAAGCAGGGAGAACTTTGGACTAAGAGAATTCAAGTTTACCTTCACGAGCTTATGAACAAGGGAGAGCCAGTAATAACTAGCATGGGAAGTACTGCACCTCCTGACGTAGAGAAGCCTGGAAGGATATCCGATTGGTTGAGATCTGACGGTGCGCAAGTTACTAGACCTCCAATCGATCCATACAGGGAGGATATAGATACTTCATTCTATCTAAATCATGGAAAAATATACCTTTCCCTTCCGGTGATATATGATATAACTAGTGCTCCAGAGAAGTTCAGAAACGCTTTTTCCTGGGCTTCACTAGCCTTGAGTTCTGCCATCTTCACTGACGAAACAAATCCAGGTTTTGAGGATATATCCTTCTCCTACGACGGGAAAGGGATTGCCTCTTGGAGCAAAAAACCTTTTCCAGAGAGGTACTACGTAATACCATCCTCTCTTGACGCCGTAGAAGGGTTAGTTGGTCTGGATGTGCCTGGTTTCATAGTGGACGAAGACGAAGGAAAGGATGATTTGGAGCTCATGATATCTAGATTAGATTCCACGTTAAAGAGAAACGGAGTGAGGTACTATTATGATATCATTGCTAAGTCAAGCAAACTAAGGGACTCTGCAGACGTCTTCAAGAATCTCCTTCTCGGAGCTGACTCCACTATAGTCTCTTATTCTCTCCTGGAAAGGGCAATAGGACAGGGAAGCGAAGGAGACCTAAAGGAGAGGGCATTCAATGTAATAGCCGGGATGAAAAAGGAGATATCCCTTCTAGCAGGGGCTGCTGGCGTATACAGCGTTCAATCTTCACTCACCGGAAACAGGGAGCTTTTGAGAGCCATAAACTTGAACCCAAAAACGAGGGAAATCCTGAGAGTTAAGCCAGCAGGTGGTTTATGATGATTCCTTCCGGATGCGGAGTTTTTGGCATAATAAGAAAAGAAACAGCGAAGAAGATACCTGGCTCTACGGTTGTGAGGGCAATAGAGAGAGTCAGACACAGGGGAAGCGACAAGGGAGCAGGATTTGCAACCTTCAATTTGGGAGAAGGGAATTCCTATGTGATAAAAGCTTTCGTTGAGGGGGACCCCACAAAGGTTGTTAGACTGCTCAACGAACACGGTCTACAAGTTACCTCGCTTAACGTATCGTACGAGAGAGGAAACTTCTGTAATTGCTCCATAATGACGTTAGGAGACGTCAACAGAGTAAAGAAAGCCATTAGAAACATAAACGAGGTCCTATGGGATGACAATAGAGGAAAGGGAAGGATCTATAGCGTGGGAACATCTGTGTCAGTATTCAAAGATGTGGGATATCCAATAGACGTTGCAAGAAAATATAACGTAGATGCCTTAGAGGGAGACATGTGGCTAGCCCATACCAGGCAACCAACAAACTCCCCTGGGTTTTATCCTTATTGGTCTCATCCTTTCTCCACATTCAACATTGCCATAGTTCACAACGGAGACGTGAGCTCTTTTGGAGCAAACGTGGAGTTCCTACAAAACAGAGGATGGGAAAGTTTTGTGGGAACTGATAGCGAAGTAATAGCATTCCTTTTCCAAGAGTTATTGGAGGAAGGGCTTCCAATAGAGGAGGCAGTGAAGATAATACTGAACCCGTCCCGTCGTTCTTCGTCACTACCAAAGGTAAAGGACTACTTATATAGGAACGCTAAACTGGACGGACCTTTCACCGCAATTGTTGGGTACGACTCCGGGGAGGACATATACTTGGTTGGAATAGCTGATCGTTCCAAATTCAGACCTGCAATAATAGGCGAGGATGAGAACGCGTTTTACGTAGCTAGCGAGGAGAGCGAAATCAGAGAAGTCTCAGCGAAGGCTACAATTTGGACTCTAAAGCCTGGATCTTACTTCATAGCTTCCCTGAAGAAAGGAATAATAAACAAAGGTAGGGAAGAGGAAGAGGTTCTGTCCTTCTCTGCTCCTCCTATCTTCGAAACCCACGATTTCGACATAGATGCCATCAACATGTCGTCTGAAGAGCTAAACCTCAGGATAGAAGAAACGTCCAGCAAAGGAAAGGTAGTAGTTAAGAACGTGAACGGACAACGTTTCATAGGAAATACACTTCCATTTAAGGGAATCCGCGGAGTGGAAATTCACATTTACGGCGTTGCGGGAAACGCCATGGCTAACCTTAATGACGGAAACACTTTTCACGTGCATGGTAATGTTCAGGACGACTGTTGCGATACAATGCATGGCGGAAAAGTATTGATAGAAGGTGATGCAAGGGACGTTTTAGGGCAGACTCTTCAGGGGGGCGTAATTCTTGTTAAAGGAAATGCAGGTAATAGGGTAGGGATACAGATGAGAGAATATCAAGAAAAGAGACCTTACTTGATAATTGGTGGAATTGTTGACGATTATCTTGGAGAGTATATGGCTGGAGGAGTAACGATAGTATTGGACGTGAAAGGAAATAACGCTAGAGTGGGAAACTTCGTTGGAACCGGAATGGTAGGTGGAAGAATATACTTGAGAGGAAAGGTAAGTCCTTCCAAACTTGGTCTACAGCCGCCTAGATTTGAGTTCCTACGCTTGCTGAGGGCACTTGCATTAGATAACTTGATTTCTCAAGATGAGCTAGAAGGTCTTTCTAAGATGGAATACATTGAAGCTATGGAGAAAATGCAGGGAAAGGCTAAGGAATATGCTATGAGACTGTTCGAAGAAAAGGTAGGAATACCAACGTATGAATACAGGGAGCTTAACGAGGAAGAATTCAAGGAAATCTCCGGAGTTACGCCGGAAATGAAGGAATACGAAGAATTTCTAAAGGAGAAGTTCACCGTGATTTTCCCTAAGAAGTAGAAGGAAAGAATAAGAGAGACTTATCATTAACTCCCACCCCTTCATCCGTTAACCAGAATTAGGAAATATTGTAAAAAAAATGATCAACATGGAGAAGCTATTTTGAATTTTATATATAAAACTTTTTTTTAAAAAATGAAATGTAACATACATTTATAAAATCGAATATATATATCCATTCTAATTCTTTTTCATAAATACTTAGATAGATGTTCCCACATTTTCTCCTTGAACACTGATGATGAGAATCCTTTTGAAATTTCGTGAACTTTCTCCTTCATATCTACCTTCATTAAGTCCTTAAGCTTAGTTGAAGCTTCGTCAATTGTAGAGTAACCCAATTCCTTTGGCACAATCTCGTAAGCTCCGCTTTTTACGGGAACTAAAGGCGTTAACCCAGCTGCCATGGCTTCCACTACTGGGATTCCGAAATGTTCCCCTATAGTAGGATGGAAGTAAACTTTTGCCTTACCCATCAATTTTACCAGCTCGTTTTGGGGCAGGTCATAAAGTATCTTAACTTTAGCTCCAGTTTCCCTAGCAAGTTTGAGAAGTCTTTCAAGGTAATCCTTCTCAATGAGAGAGCCTACTATGATGCCGCTTATCCCTGTTCTTGCTGACAGGTTAACTGCATTTTCTAGCATCTTGCCTCTTTCGATTCTGCCTACAGTGATAAACATGTCATCCCTCTCTTTGCACTTGTATGCTAACTCAAATTTCTCCACATCTACAGGAGGATAGATAACCTTAGGTTTGGGAATACCGTAAACCTCGCTTATGGCCTCAGCTGACAAGTTTGAGTTAGCAATTATCTCGATCCTAGATGCTTCCCTCTTTAAGGCGGGAAGGTACAAGTAAAAAGGTAAGAGGTAAAGTTTCCATATTCCTTTATACTTTGATGGTAATGACGAAATTGCTGGAGCTCCTGCGTAAACTAGATGAGGTGCGATTGATGAGAGCGGTATGGGAACTCCTGACAAGTTTAAGAAAACCTTTGGCTTCACCTTGGAAGCTGATATCTTAACTAGAAGCCTTTGATATTTGTCAAACTTAGGCAGAGAGAAAGGAAGAGTATGAACTGATTGGGTTTTTCTTGGCTTAGCAAAAGATATAGGAACGAAAGAAACGCCCTTTTGCTTCAACATGTCAAAACAAGTCAAGTAAACCTTACCTTCACCGCTGTAAACCTCTTTGATCCCTAAACCATGAGCGATGACGCCGACTTCAACGTTTTTTATTGAAGGCACAAGAGATAATTAATGCCCGAGGTTTTAATTCCAGTGGGACCAAGCGATAGGCTTGATTGGGTTAAGAAAACGTTGTCTTCTGCGGTATCTTTGAACTTAAGCAGAGTTATAGTATACGACAACAGCGAGAGAGAAGACTTATCTCAGCTGATAGACCAATTCAACGTAGTTCACGTAAAGGATAAAAGAATGAAACAAGTTAACATGGCGAGACTTAGGAACAAGCTTATCTCTTTAGCTAGGGAAAGAGTCGTTGTTCTTATGGACAGTGATGTTGTGATTAAGTCGGCTTCCAACCTAATAAGAAAGGTAGAAGAGGAGGGATATTCTTTCTCGTGGATGCATTACGCATACTCGGAAGATGAGATGAACAAGCCTACAGAAGTAGGAGAGAACAATCCTAACTTGGGTTGCG
It includes:
- a CDS encoding glutamate synthase-related protein encodes the protein MMIINKYLPVPRQTDSELWTAEKIEHVRRLSLTGKPQGIFERNGNRVLDKVEFKLKKNPEMTDNPTSSLSFSFSGIDMSMPLYLGDMSYGALSGNPNITIARVADMTGTLAGTGEGGLHPEVAKHKRIFVQWASARFGVDAKTLTAGLGIVIKIGQGAKPGIGGHLPGKKVTKPISLTRRIPEGMDAISPAPHHDIYSIEDLGQRIAALKDMTGKPVFVKVAATNYIPYVVAGIARMNADGVIIDGHGAGTGATPQVIRDNVGIPIELAVASADNVLRQEGLRDRFTVIAAGRVTSSTDAAKLIALGADVVSVGTGALIAMGCVMVHKCHIGSCPTALTNKIDGTREMDIEFGVKTLTNFINGFGLELMNILDNLGIRNVRELRGRRDLLYGNGLSEETLTILGIDGRVEDSPVKQGELWTKRIQVYLHELMNKGEPVITSMGSTAPPDVEKPGRISDWLRSDGAQVTRPPIDPYREDIDTSFYLNHGKIYLSLPVIYDITSAPEKFRNAFSWASLALSSAIFTDETNPGFEDISFSYDGKGIASWSKKPFPERYYVIPSSLDAVEGLVGLDVPGFIVDEDEGKDDLELMISRLDSTLKRNGVRYYYDIIAKSSKLRDSADVFKNLLLGADSTIVSYSLLERAIGQGSEGDLKERAFNVIAGMKKEISLLAGAAGVYSVQSSLTGNRELLRAINLNPKTREILRVKPAGGL
- a CDS encoding glutamate synthase: MIPSGCGVFGIIRKETAKKIPGSTVVRAIERVRHRGSDKGAGFATFNLGEGNSYVIKAFVEGDPTKVVRLLNEHGLQVTSLNVSYERGNFCNCSIMTLGDVNRVKKAIRNINEVLWDDNRGKGRIYSVGTSVSVFKDVGYPIDVARKYNVDALEGDMWLAHTRQPTNSPGFYPYWSHPFSTFNIAIVHNGDVSSFGANVEFLQNRGWESFVGTDSEVIAFLFQELLEEGLPIEEAVKIILNPSRRSSSLPKVKDYLYRNAKLDGPFTAIVGYDSGEDIYLVGIADRSKFRPAIIGEDENAFYVASEESEIREVSAKATIWTLKPGSYFIASLKKGIINKGREEEEVLSFSAPPIFETHDFDIDAINMSSEELNLRIEETSSKGKVVVKNVNGQRFIGNTLPFKGIRGVEIHIYGVAGNAMANLNDGNTFHVHGNVQDDCCDTMHGGKVLIEGDARDVLGQTLQGGVILVKGNAGNRVGIQMREYQEKRPYLIIGGIVDDYLGEYMAGGVTIVLDVKGNNARVGNFVGTGMVGGRIYLRGKVSPSKLGLQPPRFEFLRLLRALALDNLISQDELEGLSKMEYIEAMEKMQGKAKEYAMRLFEEKVGIPTYEYRELNEEEFKEISGVTPEMKEYEEFLKEKFTVIFPKK
- a CDS encoding glycosyltransferase family 4 protein — translated: MPSIKNVEVGVIAHGLGIKEVYSGEGKVYLTCFDMLKQKGVSFVPISFAKPRKTQSVHTLPFSLPKFDKYQRLLVKISASKVKPKVFLNLSGVPIPLSSIAPHLVYAGAPAISSLPSKYKGIWKLYLLPFYLYLPALKREASRIEIIANSNLSAEAISEVYGIPKPKVIYPPVDVEKFELAYKCKERDDMFITVGRIERGKMLENAVNLSARTGISGIIVGSLIEKDYLERLLKLARETGAKVKILYDLPQNELVKLMGKAKVYFHPTIGEHFGIPVVEAMAAGLTPLVPVKSGAYEIVPKELGYSTIDEASTKLKDLMKVDMKEKVHEISKGFSSSVFKEKMWEHLSKYL